A single region of the Cryptococcus decagattii chromosome 4, complete sequence genome encodes:
- a CDS encoding pre-mRNA-splicing factor PRP46 has protein sequence MTASIESTSGTSAGPSVFANGLPPLADLVRAGSKRTRVVYGAETSAVEDDGLARANKIKLATKLAIEYKDVQTLPPILQSQQAGPAGPKPPKQPSITVSGTAGPNVKLIGGPEAEKASSSAPEAVAEPRSLVKFRHQQGFAAEGGQAASRLSQALMRKKEAREVKPEYHPEWKLTRVISGHMGWVRAVAMDPGNQWFATGAGDRVIKIWDLASGELKLSLTGHISTIRGLAVSDRHPYLFSCAEDKMVKCWDLETNKVIRHYHGHFSGVYSLSVHPTLDVLVTGGRDASVRVWDMRTRANIFTLTGHTSTVGDVKTQDSDPQIISGSMDSTVRLWDLAAGKCMNTLTHHKKSVRALAIHPTEYSFVSASSGGNNIKKWKCPEGTFVNNFVGHEAIINTLSVNSEGVLFSGADNGTITLWDYKTGLPFQHLKDIPQPGSLDAEAGVFCSTFDKTGTRLITGGADKTVKVYSEQA, from the exons ATGACGGCATCAATAGAATCCACCTCAGGGACCTCCGCTGGCCCTTCAGTTTTTGCGAATGGGCTTCCCCCTCTAGCTGATCTAGTTCGAGCAGGGAGCAAACGAACTCGAGTCGTGTACGGTGCCGAGACTTCAGCGGTGGAGGACGATGGTCTTGCAAGAGC AAATAAGATCAAGCTGGCCACGAAACTTGCAATAGAGTACAAGGACGTCCAAACATTACCGCCTATCTTACAATCTCAACAAGCTGGTCCAGCCGGACCCAAGCCACCAAAACAGCCATCCATTACTGTTTCCGGTACCGCCGGCCCCAACGTCAAACTCATTGGAGGCCCCGAGGCTGAGAAAGC GTCCTCATCCGCCCCTGAAGCAGTTGCCGAGCCTCGCTCATTAGTGAAGTTCAGACATCAACAAGGATTCGCCGCTGAAGGCGGTCAAGCTGCATCCAGACTGTCGCAAGctttgatgaggaagaaggaagccAGAGAGGTCAAGCCTGAATATCACCCCGAAT GGAAGCTTACACGAGTTATTTCCGGCCATATGGGATGGGTGCGCGCGGTTGCAATGGATCCAGGGAATCAGTGGTTTGCTACCGGTGCTGGTGACCGTGTTATCAAG ATATGGGATCTTGCGTCGGGAGAACTCAAACTGTCATTAACTGGACATATCTCTACCATTCGAGGATTAGCGGTATCAGATCGTCACCCGTATCTGTTTTCTTGTGCGGAAGACAAGATGGTCAAGTGTTGGGATCTTGAGACCAACAAGGTCATCCGTCACTATCATGGACACTTTTCCGGCGTCTATTCCCTTTC AGTCCATCCTACGTTAGACGTACTGGTCACCGGTGGTCGAGATGCGAGCGTTAGG GTATGGGACATGCGTACGCGAGCCAACATCTTCACGCTCACTGGCCACACGAGTACGGTGGGCGATGTCAAGACTCAAGACTCTGATCCGCAAATCATATCCGGTAGTATGGATAGCACCGTTAG GCTATGGGATCTTGCTGCTGGCAAATGCATGAACACTCTCACACACCATAAGAAGTCCGTTCGGGCCCTTGCGATCCACCCAACAGAGTACAGTTTTGTTAGTGCTAGCTCAGGTGGTAACAATATCAAAAAATGGAAGTGCCCGGAGGGCACCTTTGTCAACAACTTTGTGGGCCACGAGGCCATCATCAATACATTGAGTGTCAATTCGGAGGGTGTGTTGTTTTCTGGAG CGGATAACGGTACCATAACGTTATGGGATTACAAGACTGGCTTGCCTTTCCAACACCTCAAGGATATTCCGCAACCTGGTTCACTCGATGCCGAAGCG GGAGTGTTCTGTTCTACATTTGATAAAACGGGTACTCGTCTCATTACAGGTGGAGCAGACAAGACAGTCAAGGTGTATTCCGAGCAGGCATAA
- a CDS encoding adenylosuccinate lyase, which produces MDSYQTPLSSRYASKEMSKLFSSGARFGTWRKLWLNLAIAEKELGLAISDAAIEQMKANLELDEAQMKVAAEEEKKRRHDVMAHVHTFGTVAPEAAGIIHLGATSCYVTDNADLIFLRDGLDILLPKLATVISRLANFAKQYRDLPTLGFTHFQPAQLTTVGKRATLWIQELLWDLRNLQRARNDLGFRGVKGTTGTQASFLALFDGDHSKVEALDKRVTELFGFPYAYPVTGQTYSRKIDADVLGPLSSFGATVHKIATDIRLLANLKEIEEPFEKDQIGSSAMAYKRNPMRCERACSLARHLMAIYQNTLMTSSVQWLERTLDDSANRRVTIPEAFLTADILLTTLQNISEGLVVYPRVIGRRISQELPFMATENIIMAIVKAGGDRQECHEKIRVLSHQAGAVVKEEGGENDLIDRVKKDEYFKPIWGQLDALLDPRTFVGRAPEQVDGFLKEWVEPALKPYEEALKNVKTAELSV; this is translated from the exons ATGGATAGCTACCAAACCCCCCTTTCTTC CCGATATGCCTCCAAGGAGATGTCCAAGCTTTTCTCCTCTGGA GCTCGCTTCGGAACTTGGCGAAAGCTCTGGCTCAACCTTGCAATCGCCGAGAAG GAGCTTGGTCTTGCCATCTCCGATGCTGCCATTGAGCAAATGAAAGCCAACCTCGAGCTCGATGAGGCTCAGATGAAGGTTGCAgccgaggaagagaagaagaggaggc ACGATGTTATGGCTCATGTTCACACCTTCGGTACTGTGGCCCCAGAGGCTGCCGGCATCATCCA CTTGGGTGCCACTTCTTGTTATGTCACCGA CAATGCGgatctcatcttcctccgaGACGGTCTTGacattcttcttccaaagctTGCTACGGTAATTTCTCGTCTTGCCAACTTCGCTAAGCAGTACCGAGATCTTCCTACTCTTGGTTTCACCCACTTCCAGCCCGCCCAGCTTACTACCGTCGGCAAGCGAGCCACTCTCTGGATTCAAGAGCTTTTGTGGGACTTGCGTAACCTTCAGCGCGCTAGAAACGACTTGGGTTTCCGAGGCGTCAAGGGAACTACCGGTACCCAAGCCTCCTTCTTGGCTTTGTTTGACGGTGACCACTCTAAG GTTGAGGCCCTTGACAAGCGAGTGACTGAGCTTTTCGGCTTCCCTTACGCCTACCCAGTCACCGGTCAGACTTACTCCAGAAAGATTGACGCCGATGTCCTTGGTCCTCTTTCCAGCTTTGGTGCTACTGTGCACAAGATCGCCACTGACA TCCGATTGCTTGCGAACttgaaggagattgaagagcCTTTTGAAAAGGACCAGATCGGCAGCTCTGCTATGGCCTATAAG CGAAACCCTATGCGATGTGAACGGGCTTGTTCTCTTGCTCGACACCTTATGGCCATCTATCAAAATACCCTCATGACCTCTTCCGTTCAGTGGCTTGAGCGTACTTTGGATGACAG TGCCAACAGGCGTGTCACTATTCCCGAGGCTTTCCTTACTGCCGATATCCTCCTCACTACTTTGCAGAACATCTCTGAGGGGCTCGTTGTCTACCCTCGAGTCATTGGTCGTCGAATCTCTCAGGAGCTCCCCTTCATGGCCACTGAAAACATCATCATGGCTATCGTTAAGGCCGGTGGCGATAGGCAAGAGTGTCATGAAAAAATCCGAGTTCTTTCTCATCAGGCCGGTGCTGttgtcaaggaagaaggcggaGAAAATGATCTTATTGACAGAGTCAAGAAGGACGAATACTTTAAACCTATTTGGGGCCAGTTGGATGCCCTCCTTGATCCCAGAACTTTTGTTGGACGGGCCCCTGAACAGGTGGATGGTTTCCTTAAGGAATGGGTTGAACCCGCTCTCAAACCTTACGAAGAGGCTTTGAAGAACGTCAAGACTGCCGAGTTGTCGGTGTAA